A section of the Virgibacillus sp. NKC19-3 genome encodes:
- the rpoE gene encoding DNA-directed RNA polymerase subunit delta yields the protein MSLEQYSHEEVKQMAMIELANSVLMDEKKSLHFREVFDKVAELKDFSEEEKTANIAQFYTDLNVDGRFITLGENTWGLKRWYPVEKMDEEGRASKKKKKAKVTKEKTKEKPKKEKREEDEEIHLDDEELDIVDEDIDEMIDELGDEGKMFDEDEEIVGIEDEAVNEEESMDEDEEEKT from the coding sequence ATATAGCCACGAAGAAGTGAAACAAATGGCAATGATCGAATTGGCTAATTCTGTGTTAATGGATGAAAAAAAGTCGCTTCATTTTAGAGAGGTTTTTGACAAAGTTGCTGAGCTAAAAGATTTCTCTGAAGAAGAAAAAACAGCGAATATTGCACAGTTTTATACGGATTTAAACGTCGATGGGCGCTTTATTACACTCGGTGAAAATACGTGGGGGTTGAAACGCTGGTATCCAGTGGAAAAGATGGATGAAGAAGGTAGAGCTTCGAAGAAAAAGAAAAAGGCGAAGGTAACCAAAGAAAAGACAAAAGAAAAACCAAAGAAAGAAAAGAGAGAAGAAGACGAGGAAATTCATCTGGATGACGAAGAACTTGATATTGTTGACGAGGACATCGATGAAATGATCGATGAATTAGGTGACGAAGGCAAGATGTTTGATGAAGATGAAGAAATCGTCGGAATTGAAGATGAGGCTGTGAATGAGGAAGAATCGATGGATGAGGATGAAGAAGAAAAAACATAA
- a CDS encoding CTP synthase, with protein MTKYIFVTGGVVSSLGKGITAASLGRLLKNRGLKVTIQKFDPYLNVDPGTMSPYQHGEVFVTEDGAETDLDLGHYERFIDNNLNKYSNITTGKVYSSVIRKERRGDYLGGTVQVIPHITNEIKEQVFRAGAATKADVVITEIGGTVGDIESLPFLEAIRQIKSDVGRESVMYIHCTLVPYIKAASEMKTKPTQHSVKELRSLGIQPDTIVLRTEQEISKGMKEKIALFCDINEQAVIELRDADTLYQVPISLQEQHLDQLTCEHFGLDCQEANMDEWRELVGRVQNLSKKVDIGIVGKYVELPDAYLSVTEALKHAGYPYDADISIHWINSEELDTASIQKELAYVDGILVPGGFGDRGIEGKIEAIRYARENKVPYFGICLGMQLATVEFARNVLGLTDAHSAEINPKTTHPVIDLLPEQKHISDMGGTLRLGLYPASLKDGTKAKEVYDHADMIEERHRHRYEFNNDYRDQMAENGFLFSGVSPDGRLVEMIEITDHPWFVASQFHPEFTSRPTKAQPLFKGFIGAAIDHQRNK; from the coding sequence GTGACGAAATATATATTTGTTACAGGAGGCGTTGTTTCTTCCTTGGGAAAAGGAATAACAGCTGCTTCATTGGGCCGCTTATTGAAAAATCGCGGGTTGAAGGTAACCATTCAAAAATTCGATCCATACCTGAATGTGGATCCTGGGACGATGAGCCCGTATCAGCATGGAGAGGTCTTTGTGACAGAGGATGGAGCAGAAACAGATCTGGATTTAGGGCATTATGAGCGGTTTATCGATAATAATTTAAATAAATACAGCAATATAACAACAGGGAAGGTCTATTCTAGCGTCATCCGCAAAGAACGCCGTGGAGATTATCTTGGCGGTACCGTTCAAGTTATCCCTCATATTACGAATGAAATTAAAGAACAGGTATTTCGTGCTGGTGCTGCTACAAAGGCAGATGTCGTTATTACTGAAATTGGTGGTACAGTCGGTGATATTGAATCACTTCCATTTCTTGAAGCCATTCGCCAAATTAAGAGTGATGTTGGCAGAGAGAGTGTCATGTATATTCACTGTACGCTTGTTCCATATATCAAAGCAGCTAGTGAAATGAAGACAAAACCTACCCAGCACAGTGTTAAGGAATTACGTTCACTGGGAATTCAGCCGGATACAATTGTTTTACGAACAGAGCAGGAGATTAGTAAAGGCATGAAGGAAAAAATTGCTTTGTTCTGTGATATCAATGAACAAGCAGTTATCGAGTTGCGCGATGCCGATACACTTTATCAAGTGCCGATTTCCTTGCAGGAACAACATTTGGACCAGTTAACATGTGAGCATTTTGGACTGGATTGCCAAGAAGCCAATATGGATGAATGGCGAGAACTTGTAGGTAGAGTACAAAATCTTTCCAAAAAAGTTGACATCGGTATTGTTGGAAAATACGTAGAATTGCCGGATGCTTATCTTTCTGTAACGGAGGCGCTGAAACATGCCGGCTACCCCTATGATGCAGATATTTCGATTCATTGGATCAACTCAGAGGAACTGGATACAGCATCTATACAAAAAGAATTAGCTTATGTGGATGGTATCCTTGTACCAGGTGGATTTGGTGATCGAGGAATTGAAGGGAAAATCGAAGCTATTCGCTACGCACGTGAAAATAAAGTTCCATACTTTGGTATATGTCTAGGTATGCAGCTGGCGACCGTGGAATTCGCACGGAATGTACTCGGCCTGACAGATGCACATTCAGCAGAAATTAATCCGAAAACAACACATCCTGTCATTGATTTGTTGCCGGAGCAAAAGCATATTTCTGACATGGGAGGCACGTTAAGACTTGGCCTATATCCAGCCAGTTTGAAAGATGGTACCAAAGCAAAGGAAGTATACGATCATGCGGACATGATTGAGGAACGCCATCGCCATCGCTATGAATTTAATAATGATTACCGTGATCAAATGGCAGAGAATGGGTTTCTGTTCTCCGGTGTAAGTCCTGATGGAAGATTGGTGGAAATGATCGAGATTACGGATCACCCATGGTTTGTAGCAAGTCAATTTCATCCGGAATTCACCTCACGCCCAACAAAAGCACAACCACTGTTTAAAGGGTTTATTGGAGCTGCAATCGATCATCAACGAAATAAATAA
- a CDS encoding DUF6241 domain-containing protein — MKKTFKLLGWSLGIVSTLGVALYFISSSAIVSEGSIDEKQVQPVKHNASNNEKKEENPFGGYIQQKDLTDKNFNDYIHYMSHQKIDADSKWGFYQITDERIDWLLEGLAKTLVNLEEEEKFKTILERWKEDDFSQIDKDHNLVYESRGEPTTGKATGILSETEERKYIQNTKEIMEE, encoded by the coding sequence ATGAAAAAAACTTTTAAATTATTAGGGTGGAGTTTAGGTATTGTATCAACACTTGGTGTTGCTCTTTATTTTATAAGTTCAAGCGCTATAGTATCTGAGGGTTCAATAGATGAAAAACAGGTTCAGCCAGTAAAACATAATGCTAGTAATAATGAGAAAAAAGAAGAAAATCCATTTGGTGGCTATATACAACAAAAAGATTTAACAGACAAAAATTTCAATGATTATATTCATTATATGTCACACCAGAAAATTGATGCAGATAGCAAATGGGGATTCTATCAAATAACAGATGAACGCATCGATTGGCTTTTAGAAGGATTAGCAAAAACATTGGTTAATTTAGAAGAAGAAGAAAAATTTAAAACTATTTTGGAAAGATGGAAGGAAGATGATTTTTCTCAAATAGACAAAGATCATAATTTAGTTTATGAATCTCGGGGTGAACCAACAACTGGAAAAGCAACAGGGATTTTAAGCGAAACAGAAGAACGGAAATACATTCAAAATACGAAAGAGATAATGGAAGAATAA
- the fsa gene encoding fructose-6-phosphate aldolase yields the protein MKFFIDSANIDDIRSANALGILAGVTTNPSLVAKEGVSFHERLAEITDEVSGSVSAEVISEDAQGMIEEGKELAAISENITVKVPMTLEGLKAVKALADLNIKTNVTLIFNANQALLAARAGASYVSPFLGRLDDIGQDGMDLVSTISAIFKEHNIHTEIIAASIRHPLHVTDAALNGADIATIPMKVIDQLVKHPLTDQGIEKFLADWKKQN from the coding sequence ATGAAATTTTTTATTGACTCGGCAAATATTGATGATATACGTTCAGCAAATGCATTAGGGATTCTAGCGGGTGTAACAACAAACCCAAGCCTCGTAGCGAAAGAAGGGGTATCTTTTCATGAGCGTTTAGCTGAAATTACGGATGAGGTATCAGGCTCTGTCAGCGCAGAAGTTATCTCAGAAGATGCACAAGGGATGATCGAAGAAGGGAAGGAACTTGCTGCAATTTCGGAGAATATTACCGTGAAAGTTCCAATGACACTTGAGGGCCTAAAGGCAGTGAAGGCACTAGCTGACTTGAATATTAAAACAAATGTAACACTCATTTTTAATGCCAATCAGGCGCTTTTGGCCGCACGAGCTGGCGCATCCTATGTATCACCATTTTTAGGGCGACTGGATGATATAGGTCAGGATGGAATGGATTTAGTTTCAACCATTTCAGCTATTTTTAAGGAGCATAATATCCATACCGAAATCATCGCTGCATCGATCAGGCATCCATTACATGTGACAGATGCTGCACTGAATGGAGCCGATATTGCAACCATTCCAATGAAAGTCATTGATCAGCTTGTTAAACATCCATTAACCGATCAAGGAATAGAAAAATTCCTTGCAGACTGGAAAAAGCAAAATTAA
- the tnpB gene encoding IS200/IS605 family element RNA-guided endonuclease TnpB: MRVHKGYKFRIYPNKEQEILISKTIGCSRFVFNHFLAQWNDVYKETGKGLTYHSCSAKLTQLKKELFWLKEVDSIAIQSSLKSLADSYSRFFKKQNKVPRFKSKKHKVQSYTTKHTNGNIAIVGNRIKLPKLGLVRFAKSRDVQGRIFNATIRRNPSGNYFVSILAEVEVQPLEKTESSIGIDLGITDFAILSDGRKFDNHNFTSNMEMKLKREQRKLSRRALHAKKNGMNLLDGKNYQKQKIKVARLHERLMNQREDFLHKLSTEIIKNHDIICIEDLSIKGMLRNHKLAKSISDVSWSAFVTKLEYKAKWYGKTIVKISRWFPSSQVCSGCGHQDGKKSLEIRDWTCPVCHEHHDRDVNASKNILVEGLRTLALT, from the coding sequence ATGCGAGTCCATAAAGGATATAAGTTTCGTATCTATCCAAATAAAGAACAAGAAATCCTAATCTCTAAAACAATCGGTTGTTCTCGCTTTGTATTCAATCATTTTCTAGCACAATGGAACGATGTTTACAAAGAAACAGGTAAAGGATTGACTTATCATTCGTGTTCAGCGAAACTTACACAGCTAAAAAAGGAATTGTTTTGGTTAAAAGAAGTGGACAGCATTGCTATTCAGTCATCACTTAAAAGCCTTGCTGATTCCTATAGTCGTTTTTTCAAGAAACAAAATAAGGTACCACGATTTAAGTCTAAAAAGCATAAAGTACAATCCTATACAACCAAGCATACGAATGGGAATATTGCCATTGTAGGTAATAGAATCAAGTTGCCAAAACTTGGTCTTGTACGTTTTGCCAAAAGTCGTGACGTGCAAGGGCGTATTTTTAATGCAACGATTAGACGGAATCCCAGTGGCAACTATTTCGTATCTATTCTTGCAGAAGTAGAAGTACAACCATTGGAGAAAACGGAATCATCTATTGGCATAGACTTAGGTATTACTGATTTTGCCATTCTTTCAGATGGCCGCAAGTTTGACAATCATAATTTTACCTCAAACATGGAAATGAAACTAAAACGGGAACAGCGAAAACTGTCAAGACGTGCGTTACATGCTAAAAAGAATGGTATGAACCTTCTTGATGGAAAAAACTATCAGAAACAAAAGATAAAAGTTGCTAGATTGCACGAAAGATTGATGAACCAACGTGAAGACTTCCTTCACAAGTTAAGTACAGAAATAATCAAAAACCACGATATTATCTGTATCGAAGATTTGAGTATCAAAGGAATGTTACGTAATCATAAGTTAGCAAAATCCATCTCTGATGTGTCATGGTCTGCTTTTGTAACTAAATTAGAATACAAAGCGAAGTGGTACGGTAAAACAATTGTGAAAATAAGTAGATGGTTTCCATCTAGTCAAGTATGTTCCGGTTGTGGACATCAAGACGGGAAAAAATCGCTTGAAATAAGGGATTGGACTTGCCCTGTTTGCCATGAACATCATGACAGAGATGTAAATGCTAGTAAAAACATATTGGTCGAAGGCTTACGAACATTAGCTTTGACTTAA
- a CDS encoding response regulator, with product MQKKILVVDDQAGIRLLLTDLFTSKGYHVATATTGKEALEMINTSPFHLIIVDYRLPIYNGPEILDQLHQNEQEIPALLMSGLEESIKEEVSRYSQVKAVLTKPFDVDQMVEIVKSVIG from the coding sequence TTGCAGAAGAAAATCTTAGTAGTGGATGATCAAGCGGGCATCCGTTTATTATTAACAGATCTTTTTACAAGTAAAGGGTATCATGTAGCTACTGCTACAACAGGCAAAGAAGCTTTAGAAATGATAAATACTAGTCCTTTTCATTTAATTATCGTGGATTACAGACTCCCAATTTATAACGGGCCTGAAATATTAGATCAATTACATCAAAATGAGCAAGAAATTCCAGCATTACTAATGAGTGGTTTGGAAGAGTCTATAAAGGAGGAAGTATCTCGGTACAGTCAGGTAAAAGCTGTTTTAACAAAGCCATTTGATGTAGATCAAATGGTAGAAATTGTAAAATCTGTGATAGGCTAA